One genomic window of Priestia filamentosa includes the following:
- the mtgA gene encoding monofunctional biosynthetic peptidoglycan transglycosylase translates to MGRRAIALSIILLILFCISLGVMWMIAKIQGAPPLSVPQTTILYNADKSLLEEMHHGQKRYWVPIENISPHVIQATISVEDQNFYNHHGFDPKRIAGAAVADLKAMAKVQGASTITQQYARNLFLEHDKTWIRKLREAWYTVRLETNYDKDHILEGYLNTIYYGHGVYGIEAASRYYFNKNASKLTRSEASILAGIPKGPSYYSPFNNLENAKERQKIILAAMQKEGFITQEEEKKAFAAKLTFHEIKEEEKKDIAPYFVDEVKKQVKEKLHLTNERELHGLRIYTTLNPKLQKLAEKKVEKTIDPDSSIQTGFIAMNPKTGAVKALIGGKDYEESPFNRATQAVRQPGSTMKVPLYYAAIEHGLTPSTLFKSEPTVFTFGKGTKETQYKPSNYHDYYANDNITLSQAIALSDNIYAVKTMQYIGVDQLVQTSREMGIKSNIKPVPSLALGTSPVRLSEMVNAYGMIENGGREIEPTFVTKVESYDGKVLYEAPKEHKQVLDEDAAYVTTHLMTGMFDERLNDYTTVTGNSINEKTTHIYGGKSGTTQTDSWMIGFSPSLVAGVWTGYDKDQTMDKVTERSYAKNIWVSFMEEAHKGKTVQAFSPSKGVVGVLVNPDNGKLATKDCPNTRLTYYVKGTEPTEYCDEHMEHTEEKKQEKQEKKEEDGFWKKVLPWA, encoded by the coding sequence CGAGCTATTGCCTTAAGCATTATCCTATTAATCTTATTTTGTATCTCTCTCGGCGTCATGTGGATGATAGCAAAAATTCAAGGAGCTCCTCCTCTATCTGTACCTCAAACGACTATTCTTTATAATGCTGATAAATCTCTCTTAGAAGAAATGCATCATGGCCAAAAAAGATATTGGGTTCCAATTGAAAACATTTCTCCTCATGTTATTCAGGCAACTATATCTGTTGAAGATCAGAATTTTTATAATCATCATGGATTTGATCCCAAACGGATTGCAGGTGCTGCTGTTGCTGACTTAAAAGCAATGGCAAAAGTTCAAGGGGCGAGTACTATTACACAGCAATATGCGCGTAACTTGTTTCTTGAGCATGATAAAACATGGATTCGGAAATTGCGGGAAGCATGGTATACAGTCCGGTTAGAAACGAACTATGACAAAGACCATATTTTAGAAGGATATTTAAACACAATCTACTACGGCCATGGGGTATATGGTATAGAAGCAGCTTCTCGGTACTATTTTAATAAGAATGCTTCAAAACTCACACGTAGTGAAGCTTCTATTCTTGCAGGAATCCCAAAGGGGCCAAGCTACTACTCGCCTTTCAATAACCTAGAGAATGCCAAAGAAAGACAGAAAATCATCTTAGCCGCTATGCAAAAAGAAGGTTTTATTACACAAGAAGAAGAGAAGAAGGCTTTTGCTGCTAAGCTTACCTTTCATGAAATAAAAGAGGAAGAAAAGAAAGATATTGCTCCTTATTTTGTTGATGAAGTAAAAAAACAAGTAAAGGAAAAGCTTCATTTAACAAATGAACGTGAACTTCATGGGCTTCGAATCTATACTACTTTAAATCCAAAGCTTCAAAAGCTTGCTGAAAAGAAAGTGGAAAAAACAATTGATCCTGACTCTTCCATTCAAACAGGATTTATTGCTATGAATCCCAAAACAGGTGCTGTAAAAGCATTAATTGGTGGAAAAGATTATGAAGAAAGCCCTTTTAACCGTGCAACTCAAGCAGTGAGACAGCCTGGTTCAACAATGAAAGTACCGCTCTATTACGCAGCTATTGAACATGGACTCACTCCTTCTACATTATTTAAAAGTGAGCCAACCGTTTTTACATTTGGAAAAGGAACAAAAGAAACGCAATACAAACCAAGCAATTACCATGATTACTATGCAAATGATAATATTACACTGTCACAAGCCATCGCTCTTTCTGATAACATTTATGCGGTAAAAACAATGCAGTATATCGGAGTGGATCAGCTTGTTCAAACTTCCAGAGAAATGGGCATTAAAAGCAACATTAAACCTGTTCCTTCTCTCGCCCTCGGCACCTCTCCTGTTCGTCTAAGTGAGATGGTTAATGCATATGGAATGATTGAAAATGGAGGACGAGAAATTGAACCGACCTTTGTAACTAAAGTGGAATCTTATGATGGAAAAGTACTTTATGAAGCACCAAAAGAGCACAAACAAGTCCTTGATGAAGATGCTGCATATGTGACCACACATCTCATGACGGGTATGTTTGATGAGCGTTTAAATGATTATACAACTGTGACAGGGAATTCCATTAACGAAAAAACAACACATATTTATGGCGGGAAATCCGGAACAACACAAACAGATAGCTGGATGATTGGATTTTCTCCAAGCCTTGTAGCAGGTGTATGGACTGGCTATGACAAAGACCAAACAATGGACAAAGTGACAGAAAGAAGCTATGCCAAAAACATTTGGGTTTCGTTTATGGAAGAAGCCCATAAAGGAAAAACAGTTCAAGCCTTCTCGCCATCTAAAGGGGTTGTAGGCGTTCTGGTGAATCCGGACAATGGAAAGCTTGCTACTAAAGACTGTCCAAATACGAGGCTTACTTATTATGTTAAAGGCACAGAGCCAACGGAGTACTGTGATGAACATATGGAACATACCGAAGAGAAGAAACAAGAAAAACAAGAAAAGAAAGAGGAAGATGGATTTTGGAAAAAAGTCCTTCCTTGGGCATAA